From Debaryomyces hansenii CBS767 chromosome C complete sequence, a single genomic window includes:
- a CDS encoding DEHA2C02266p (similar to uniprot|Q07657 Saccharomyces cerevisiae YDL225W SHS1 Component of the septin ring of the mother-bud neck that is required for cytokinesis) codes for MDQSYTFDSPSMTSHSPMINYRKDAKKGVKFTFMVVGEMGTGKTTFVNSLLNKKVMSHRYEENNGQQYDTKTLSFTSAKSIALPNTAVLTRNDFNPSTANEEPGIALTETKVEMVDDDNMKLYLNIIDTPGFGENLNNEICFVEIENYLKQQFDLVLAEETRIRRNPRFVDTRVHVMLYFITATGHGLREIDINCMKRLSKYVNILPVISKADTFTETELRHFKQQVKIDIEKFNVPIFQFDNSLSEYDEEDDYELIQECKYLSSLQPFAIISSEDEYEITDPRTGESKITKARQYPWGLVDINNPKYSDFGTLKSVLLGTHLQDFKDLTHDFLYETYRTERLSKVTGRIDDEDDDREFHESYEEQPYEDSFLKDTTTIPSLSNLAQLTSSNPLHGFGDDHSITSTSSSKANNKSMLLDGTEPSSGMPSPKLRDNASTSSRSTISVENGHQTRNLNSNNAAFKRLSIAPQRNQLRQISETVPYVIRHERILERQQKLEEMEMASAKELSSRAALLEQKAAALKAKERLMMKKSETERLRHVGGDSSDAVSQRSQQYHYDNEDDLNNSEANYSVIQKEETLTDLHSIVSQK; via the coding sequence ATGGATCAACTGTATACATTTGATTCGCCTTCGATGACGAGTCATTCCCCAATGATTAACTATAGAAAAGATGCTAAAAAGGGGGTTAAATTCACATTTATGGTAGTCGGAGAAATGGGTACAGGAAAAACAACATTTGTCAATAGTTTGTTGAATAAGAAGGTAATGTCACATCGTTATGAGGAAAATAATGGACAGCAATATGATACCAAGACATTGTCGTTTACGTCGGCAAAGTCCATTGCATTGCCAAATACAGCGGTGTTGACAAGAAACGATTTCAACCCTTCAACTGCTAACGAAGAGCCGGGGATCGCGTTGACAGAGACGAAGGTCGAGATGGTCGACGATGACAACATGAAATTGTACTTGAACATCATTGACACGCCTGGGTTTGgagaaaatttgaataatgaaatatgtTTTGTCGAGATCGAGAACTATTTGAAGCAGCAGTTTGATTTGGTATTGGCAGAAGAAACAAGAATCAGAAGAAACCCAAGGTTCGTAGACACAAGGGTCCACGTAATGCTTTACTTTATTACTGCCACTGGGCACGGGTTGAGAGAAATTGACATAAACTGTATGAAAAGGTTATCCAAATATGTCAATATTTTGCCAGTTATAAGTAAGGCTGATACGTTCACTGAGACCGAATTAAGACACTTCAAACAACAGGTTAAGatcgatattgaaaaattcaacgTTCCTATTTTCCAATTCGATAATTCCTTATCTGAATacgacgaagaagatgacTATGAATTGATCCAAGAATGCAAGTATTTGTCGTCATTACAACCTTTTGCTATAATATCATCCGAAGATGAGTACGAAATCACAGATCCTAGAACCGGAGAATCGAAAATTACAAAGGCCAGACAGTACCCATGGGGCTTGGTAGATATAAATAACCCAAAATACAGTGATTTTGGAACCTTGAAATCAGTCCTTTTGGGAACACACTTACAAGACTTTAAGGACTTGACTCACGATTTCCTTTATGAAACGTATAGGACTGAAAGATTATCTAAGGTCACAGGAAGAATTGACGACGAAGACGATGACCGAGAATTCCATGAAAGTTACGAAGAACAACCTTATGAAGACTCTTTCTTGAAGGATACTACTACTATTCCATCATTATCCAATTTGGCTCAATTAACTTCTTCTAATCCATTACATGGCTTTGGTGATGACCATTCCATTACTtctacttcttcttcgaaggctaataataaatccatGTTATTGGATGGAACGGAACCATCTAGTGGAATGCCATCACCTAAATTAAGAGACAATGCATCCACATCGTCGAGATCAACCATATCCGTCGAAAATGGCCACCAAACCAGAAACTTGAACTCGAATAATGCTGCTTTCAAGAGATTGTCTATAGCACCACAACGTAACCAATTAAGACAAATCTCTGAAACTGTCCCATACGTTATAAGACACGAAAGAATCTTAGAAAGACAACAGAAATTAGAGGAAATGGAAATGGCTAGTGCAAAGGAATTATCGTCCAGAGCCGCATTATTAGAACAAAAAGCTGCTGCCTTGAAGGCGAAAGAAAgattaatgatgaagaaatcgGAAACCGAAAGGTTAAGACATGTAGGTGGTGATTCCAGCGATGCTGTTTCTCAAAGATCTCAACAATATCACTACGACAATGAAGATGACTTAAATAACAGCGAAGCAAACTATTCTGTTATTcagaaagaagaaaccTTGACTGATTTACATTCAATTGTAAGTCAAAAATAG
- a CDS encoding DEHA2C02288p (similar to uniprot|P40165 Saccharomyces cerevisiae YNL200C) codes for MFRNTFKTLSSKMASQLDQELMSTGAFSIDQLMELAGLSVAQAIYRQYPPTSASSNKVLMLVGPGNNGGDGLVASRHLKIWGYDPVLFYPKKSTKNELYKNLLKQLQDLEIPEIENLEEIKSLLETPKSVKIIVDSLFGFSFKPPIRAPFDDLINYLSTNHSKIPDIVSVDIPSGWDVDKGPVDVDINSTMLISLTAPKPCSEHFLKEGRVHYLGGRFINQKIAQKYDIEDLVKLYKGDELIVKL; via the coding sequence ATGTTTCGTAATACATTCAAAACATTGTCATCCAAGATGGCATCCCAATTGGATCAAGAATTAATGTCGACCGGAGCTTTTTCTATCGATCAATTGATGGAGTTGGCAGGTCTTTCGGTAGCACAGGCGATTTATAGACAATATCCCCCTACATCTGcatcatctaataaagTTTTGATGCTTGTTGGTCCGGGAAACAATGGGGGTGACGGATTGGTAGCTTCGAGACACTTGAAGATTTGGGGTTATGATCCGGTCTTATTCTATCCGAAGAAATCTACGAAGAACGAATTGTACAAGAATTTGTTGAAGCAATTGcaagatttggaaattcCGGAGATTGAAAACCTTGAGGAGATCAAAAGTCTTTTGGAAACTCCCAAGTCAGTGAAGATAATTGTGGATTCGCTCTTTGGGTTTTCATTTAAACCACCTATCCGTGCGCCATTTGATGACTTGATTAATTATTTGTCTACGAATCATTCGAAAATTCCGGATATAGTGTCCGTTGATATTCCATCGGGATGGGATGTCGACAAGGGTCCGGTTGATGTTGATATTAATTCTACTATGTTGATAAGTCTTACGGCACCTAAACCCTGCTCCGAGCATTTCTTGAAGGAGGGAAGAGTTCATTATTTAGGTGGGAGATTTATTAACCAGAAAATTGCTCAGaaatatgatattgaagatttggtcAAGTTGTATAAGGGTGATGAACTAATTGTAAAGTTATAA
- a CDS encoding DEHA2C02310p (some similarities with CA4047|IPF9206 Candida albicans IPF9206), which translates to MTKSSSKQRLSTMDIPDPIPANLHNLDLSYAIDTFQVGTYKMEDLPQTLPVFNKKTGSITRYAKGRRVTSMPILSHEPKCLPELPPKVEVKLGMKRNMKRSVSMFPQNIPLQDQQEFSKTRSSEIIIKDDKDLASATAKNTPITEADSLFSQTSIIDSTSASSIPSDEFTQMSVHSRKSIFEVNDRIIDDSSSSIYSEVDIEDDTLDDIYAVEMCLEEPELGSIFDGLSLDDSLWDSDKESIKCSQAKTGSYASTSILEYYNTQSDDQIGVRTPIKQKNSPRIDTKKELPSVPHSPVDNGLVLPKVRKNRIPRPASMFSMTNQSNFSSFTGSKSLHESKQEMKSAINGSIDVCLDPGNNYGYSRYSFGISKPRATSTSLLSPLSTSFNTSPNVIKPRASSTHLMNSTQYTANITPHVEETSAPSSHKLNTGRSVSAFISSTFRAFSSELSTITKK; encoded by the coding sequence ATGACAAAATCGTCTTCAAAGCAACGGTTAAGTACCATGGATATTCCAGATCCAATACCAGCTAACTTGCATAATTTAGACTTATCGTACGCTATCGATACATTCCAAGTGGGAACCTATAAAATGGAAGATCTTCCTCAAACATTGCcagttttcaataaaaaaaCTGGAAGTATTACAAGGTATGcaaaaggaagaagagtAACAAGTATGCCTATATTGTCGCATGAGCCCAAATGTTTACCGGAGCTACCACCTAAAGTTGAAGTTAAACTAGGAATGAAACGTAATATGAAGAGATCTGTGTCAATGTTTCCACAAAACATTCCTTTGCAAGATCAGCAAGAGTTCCTGAAGACTCGATCCTCggaaattatcattaaagaCGATAAGGACCTAGCATCTGCGACTGCGAAAAATACGCCTATTACTGAAGCTGATAGTCTTTTTTCTCAAACCAGCATTATTGATTCTACCTCTGCATCATCTATACCAAGTGATGAGTTTACACAGATGAGTGTACACTCAAGAAAGAGTATTTTTGAAGTTAATGATCGAATTATTGACGACAGCTCGTCAAGCATATATTCAGaagttgatattgaagatgatacTTTGGATGATATTTATGCAGTGGAAATGTGCTTAGAAGAACCTGAATTAGGTAGCATTTTTGATGGATTAAGCTTAGATGACAGCTTATGGGACTCCGACAAAGAAAGCATAAAATGTCTGCAGGCAAAAACCGGAAGCTATGCAAGCACGTCTATTCTAGAGTATTACAATACTCAGAGTGACGATCAAATTGGAGTTCGTACACCTATCAAACAAAAGAATTCGCCCCGTATTGATACCAAAAAAGAACTCCCAAGTGTACCACATTCTCCAGTTGATAATGGTCTAGTTTTGCCGAAGGTGAGGAAGAATAGAATACCAAGGCCAGCATCAATGTTCTCTATGACAAATCAGagtaatttttcttcatttacaGGATCAAAAAGTCTACATGAAAGTAAGCAAGAGATGAAAAGTGCTATTAATGGGTCGATCGATGTTTGTCTTGATCCTGGTAACAATTATGGTTACTCAAGGTATTCTtttggaatttcaaaacCCAGAGCAACATCTACATCATTATTGAGCCCTCTTCTGACCAGCTTCAATACTTCTCCGAATGTAATTAAACCAAGAGCATCGTCTACACATCTCATGAACAGCACCCAGTACACCGCTAACATTACGCCCCACGTTGAAGAGACATCGGCCCCTTCATCACATAAACTCAACACCGGGCGCTCAGTATCTGCATTCATATCATCTACATTTAGAGCATTCAGTTCTGAATTAAGCACAATTACAAAGAAATAA
- a CDS encoding DEHA2C02332p (weakly similar to uniprot|Q12380 Saccharomyces cerevisiae YPL149W ATG5 Conserved autophagy-related protein), whose translation MQSSNELIEIKDKLWNGSINVRILMGDDNIKDPKEFLITVYRNSYFPIYFPSVITYFQKYNEKIKYMPVWLEYETVPIKWNLPIGVLYDLLHLSSIVQNREDSSWTLTLRFSDDYPTDQVIPFTYTDVDNSVNYNKSLKEVVVNQLKQSCFVINGNSKPIMNLSEKDSDELWNSIRIHNLKSFNQINKKIIPIQKKFQKLPVKIYIPGSATIIHAPIYPYSDSGEAVLLRDILEEYLPDLMSSNNETLGSIYIHGINVETIINKDIIDVWELFKHLDNFLYIIVLFSTYSTI comes from the coding sequence ATGCAGTCCAGTAATGAGTTAATTGAGATCAAGGATAAGTTGTGGAATGGATCAATTAATGTTAGGATTTTAATGGGGGATGACAACATCAAAGATCCTAAGGAGTTCCTAATTACGGTATACCGCAATTCGTATTTCCCCATATATTTTCCTTCGGTTATAacttattttcaaaagtaTAATGAGAAAATCAAGTATATGCCAGTATGGTTAGAATATGAAACAGTGCCGATAAAATGGAATTTGCCAATTGGTGTTTTATATGATCTTTTGCATTTGTCTAGTATCGTACAAAACCGTGAGGACAGTTCGTGGACACTTACGTTAAGGTTTTCAGATGACTATCCTACGGATCAGGTAATTCCTTTTACATACACCGATGTTGATAATTCAGTCAATTATAACAAACTGCTTAAGGAAGTTGTAGTCAATCAGTTGAAACAATCATGCTTTGTAATAAATGGTAACTCTAAACcgataatgaatttgagTGAAAAAGATTCAGACGAATTATGGAATTCCATCAGAATACACAATTTGAAGTCatttaatcaaataaataagaaaatCATTCCCATACAGAAGAAATTTCAGAAGTTACCtgttaaaatatatattcctGGGTCTGCAACAATAATTCATGCTCCGATATATCCATACAGTGATTCAGGCGAAGCTGTTCTCCTCAGGGATATATTAGAAGAGTATTTACCTGATCTTATGAGTAGTAACAATGAAACATTAGGCTCAATTTACATACATGGTATCAATGTGGAAactataataaataaagacATAATTGATGTTTGGGAATTGTTTAAGCATTTGGATAACTTTTTATACATTATTGTTCTATTTAGCACTTATTCAACTATATAG
- a CDS encoding DEHA2C02354p (highly similar to CA4045|CaABP140 Candida albicans ABP140), which yields MTAVEQASSDKETKPPLDSRIGRDTPFTFGQRFLDDEENVFDHNAWDHVEWGEEQVKQAEELIAKQYDNPVKDFDKKLYNANPAKYWDIFYKNNRENFFKDRKWLQIEFPSLYKVTGEDYDKPTTILEIGCGAGNTFFPILNQNKNPNLKIVGCDYSKVAVDLVKANENYPESNAKGIAYSSVWDLANPDGIIPDNLEPHSADIIIMVFVFSALHPDQWVHAVNNLAKILKPGGEILFRDYGRYDLAQVRFKKGRLLDDNFYIRGDGTRVYFFTEEQLREIFCKNGPFEEEKIATDRRLLVNRKKQLKMYRNWLQAVFRGKSE from the coding sequence ATGACTGCGGTTGAACAAGCATCTTCGGATAAGGAGACGAAGCCACCTTTAGATTCAAGAATAGGTAGAGATACACCGTTCACCTTTGGTCAAAGATTTTtagacgatgaagaaaatgtttTTGATCATAATGCATGGGACCATGTAGAATGGGGCGAAGAACAGGTTAAGCAAGCAGAAGAACTTATTGCAAAACAATATGACAATCCTGTTAAAGATTTTGACaaaaaattgtataatGCTAATCCGGCGAAGTACTGGGATATTTTTTATAAGAATAATAGAGagaatttcttcaaagaCAGAAAATGGTTACAAATAGAGTTTCCGTCATTGTACAAAGTTACCGGCGAAGATTATGATAAGCCAACTActattttggaaattggTTGTGGTGCTGGAAATACATTTTTCCCTatattgaatcaaaataaGAATCCAAATCTTAAAATTGTCGGTTGTGATTACCTGAAAGTTGCAGTGGACTTAGTTAAGGCAAACGAAAACTACCCAGAATCTAATGCAAAGGGTATTGCCTACTCGTCGGTTTGGGATTTAGCAAATCCAGATGGCATAATTCCAGATAACTTAGAACCTCATTCTGCagatattattataatggTTTTTGTATTTCTGGCATTACATCCTGATCAATGGGTACATGCAGTTAATAACTTGGCAAAGATCTTGAAACCAGGAGGAGAGATACTATTCAGGGATTACGGTAGGTATGATCTTGCACAAGTTAGGTTTAAAAAAGGTAGATTATtagatgataatttttatattaGAGGTGATGGAACACGGGTATATTTTTTCACAGAAGAACAATTAAGAGAAATATTCTGTAAGAATGGTCCgtttgaagaagaaaaaatcgCAACAGACAGGAGGTTGCTAGTTAATAGAAAGAAGCAGTTGAAGATGTACCGTAACTGGTTGCAAGCTGTATTTAGAGGGAAAAGCGAATAA
- a CDS encoding DEHA2C02376p (similar to uniprot|P08431 Saccharomyces cerevisiae YBR018C GAL7 Galactose-1-phosphate uridyl transferase): MAELFDFTNHSHRRFNPLSNTYVLCSPHRAKRPWQGAKEELKKSDLPSFDPKCYLCPGNIRATGDSNPKYENTYIFPNDYPAVRVDQPDYIEDTEEIEKSSPLKAKLFKTQGVKGKCFVICFSPNHNLTLPLMSVEDITSVIQSWRSLYKDLQKEAQDGPVKYKYLQIFENRGFAMGCSNPHPHGQAWCLDTIPTEVDHEIKNMTNYHNESHSHMLGDYVQLELKERERLVLENDSFIVVVPYWALWPFETLLISKEHLRSIKDFTEKHNKDLASILKKLTTKYDNLFNTSFPYSMGIHQAPLDGTDEEKNNSWFHMHFYPPLLRSATVKKFCVGFEMLGESQRDLTSEQAASRLQDLDGDKHYLSKIN; this comes from the coding sequence ATGGCCGAACTATTCGATTTTACAAATCATTCACATCGTCGTTTCAATCCTTTGTCAAATACATACGTCTTATGCTCACCACATAGAGCTAAAAGACCATGGCAAGGTGCTAAAGAAGAGCTTAAAAAGTCGGACTTACCAAGTTTCGATCCTAAGTGTTATTTATGTCCTGGAAACATAAGGGCTACAGGAGATTCTAACCCAAAATACGAAAATACTTACATCTTTCCAAATGACTACCCAGCTGTCAGGGTAGATCAGCCTgattatattgaagatacggaggaaattgaaaaatccTCTCCATTAAAAgccaaattattcaagacTCAAGGGGTAAAAGGTAAGTGTTTTGTGATTTGTTTTAGTCCAAACCATAATTTAACTTTACCATTGATGTCAGTTGAAGATATTACTTCTGTTATTCAATCCTGGAGATCTTTATATAAAGATTTACAAAAGGAGGCACAAGACGGACCTgtcaaatacaaatatttacaaatattCGAAAACAGAGGTTTTGCAATGGGTTGCTCCAATCCACATCCTCATGGTCAAGCTTGGTGCTTAGACACAATTCCAACAGAAGTCGATcatgaaataaaaaatatgacCAATTATCACAATGAATCTCATTCGCACATGCTTGGGGATTATGTTCAATtagaattaaaagaaagagaGAGATTGGTTTTAGAAAACGATTCGTTTATTGTCGTTGTTCCATACTGGGCATTGTGGCCGTTTGAAACGCTCTTAATTTCCAAAGAACACTTACGTTCTATTAAAGACTTTACTGAAAAGCATAATAAAGATTTAGCTTCgatcttgaagaaattaactACCAAGTACGATAACCTTTTTAATACTAGTTTCCCATATTCAATGGGTATACATCAGGCTCCTTTGGATGGTACTGATGAGGAAAAGAATAATTCTTGGTTCCATATGCACTTCTATCCTCCATTATTAAGATCTGCTACTGTTAAGAAATTCTGTGTTGGATTTGAAATGTTAGGCGAATCACAAAGAGACTTAACAAGTGAACAAGCTGCATCTAGATTGCAAGATTTAGACGGCGACAAACATTATTTGAGTAAAATAAACTAG
- a CDS encoding DEHA2C02398p (weakly similar to uniprot|P04397 Saccharomyces cerevisiae YBR019C GAL10 UDP-glucose-4-epimerase) translates to MPDYDEYFLVTGGAGFIGSHFLDYFVVRYPNYHFTCIDKLNYATNENTNSLSKVMESPNFNFIKMDLSAEYTVLYNFLVTEYKKNKITNIIHFAAESCVDRSFSNPLYFTTNNILGTQNLLECSRLLILNFPDVKDHFRFIHISTDEVYGEQHEGETVDETSKLNPTNPYAATKAACDLILKSYYYSYKIPVTSIRSNNVYGPRQYPEKIIPMTLNKLKEYVRQYPNSETMAHKIKIHGNGSNKRAYLHIQDFIQGIALIWKKFKEEQATAYAKEQVINQTFNIGSEDEIDNLSLVKFICDNYLSKKLSFSNLNYSNYIEFIKDRNYNDSRYSIDYNKIKQFGWKPTIDLKSGIIDLIDHLL, encoded by the coding sequence ATGCCTGATTATGATGAGTATTTCCTAGTTACTGGTGGTGCTGGCTTTATAGGATCGCATTTCTTGGATTATTTCGTTGTTCGATATCCAAACTATCATTTTACATGCATAGATAAACTAAATTATGCAACAAACGAAAATACTAATTCATTGTCTAAGGTTATGGAATCACCGAactttaattttatcaaaatgGATTTATCAGCTGAATATACCGTTCTCTATAACTTTCTTGTAACGGAAtataagaaaaataaaataacaaatattaTACACTTTGCAGCTGAATCTTGTGTTGATAGATCTTTTTCCAATCCGTTATACTTCACAACTAATAACATTTTGGGCACTCAAAACTTGCTCGAATGCTCCAGATTGCTAATATTAAACTTTCCTGATGTGAAAGATCATTTCAGATTTATACATATTTCAACTGATGAAGTGTATGGAGAACAACATGAAGGTGAAACTGTTGATGAGACTAGTAAATTAAACCCTACAAATCCTTATGCAGCGACTAAGGCTGCTTGTGATTTGATTCTTAAATCATATTACTATTCTTATAAGATACCGGTTACCAGCATACGATCAAATAATGTATATGGGCCAAGACAATATCCAGAAAAGATTATTCCTATGACATTGAATAAACTCAAGGAATACGTCAGACAGTATCCAAATTCAGAAACCATGGCGCATAAAATAAAGATCCATGGCAACGGCTCAAATAAGAGAGCATATTTGcatattcaagattttattCAAGGAATAGCATtaatttggaagaaattcaaagaagagCAAGCTACGGCATATGCTAAAGAACAGGTGATAAATCAGACGTTTAATATTGGGAGTGAGgatgaaatagataatttatctttGGTGAAGTTCATTTGTGACAATTATTTGAGCAAGAAGTTGTCGTTTTCGAATTTAAACTACTCTAATTATATTGAGTTTATTAAAGACAGAAACTACAACGACTCAAGATATTCAATCGATTATAATAAGATTAAACAGTTTGGCTGGAAGCCAACTATTGACTTGAAAAGTGGTATAATTGATCTAATTGATCATCTTTTATAG
- a CDS encoding DEHA2C02420p (similar to uniprot|Q03784 Saccharomyces cerevisiae YDR246W TRS23 Component of the targeting complex (TRAPP) involved in ER to Golgi membrane traffic) yields the protein MKIYSLYILNKAGGLIYQNDVNPSLNKLGANDYLVLAGTLHGVHAIASKLTHSTNLNKEDPSHITQNNNASLINTGKSQNSDSNKSGLQSIETDFFNLYIFQTLTGLKFIIVTSPNPVVHNLQPIESLGISSRGELSKQCTLVKDIYNQLYVLYSDYVMKDPFYSLDMPIKSSLFEMKVKELIS from the coding sequence ATGAAAATCTATTcactttatattttaaataaggCAGGTGGTCTTATTTACCAAAATGATGTGAATCCAagtttgaataaattaggTGCAAATGATTACTTGGTTTTAGCTGGTACATTGCATGGTGTTCATGCTATAGCTTCGAAGTTAACacattcaacaaatttaaACAAAGAGGATCCATCACATATAACACAGAATAACAATGCATCATTAATCAACACAGGTAAATCACAAAACTCTGATTCAAATAAGTCAGGATTACAAAGTATTGAAAcagatttcttcaatttatatatttttcaaaccTTGACTGGTCTCAAATTCATAATTGTAACGTCACCCAACCCAGTGGTGCACAATTTACAGCCCATAGAGAGTTTGGGGATCTCAAGTAGAGGTGAGCTATCCAAGCAATGTACGCTAGTGAAGGACATTTATAACCAATTATACGTCTTATATTCGGACTACGTTATGAAGGATCCATTCTATTCACTAGATATGCCAATAAAAAGCTCACTTTTCGAAATGAAAGTTAAGGAACTCATATCGTGA